One window of Manihot esculenta cultivar AM560-2 chromosome 17, M.esculenta_v8, whole genome shotgun sequence genomic DNA carries:
- the LOC110604716 gene encoding protein MALE DISCOVERER 2 produces MGGRWSPNGFRFLWFFILILGLEIQGYWSLNNEGIVLLEFRARVSSDPSGAFSNWNPSDNNPCLWLGVHCVAGKVQILDLSGLSLEGILAPDLGKLSHLRSLVLCENRFFGTIPEEIGGLSKLELLDLRNNNFSGAIPVSIGRMSSLKCLLVCHDKFEGSSPLEIAGLYLFSESQFDENLACAAASGTSCINRKFGNGMWQSSLKRLNDAYSLIIPIRGAVIRYFNSLPLQLFKLGKGSLHECDNSCCEKLASSSEPPMAQNVEILVNFARRKLFEESGNLPAPPASNGSSTQQIIALPASQSSGSFPAISTAKKTQPPAPPSSKGFQSDSVFSSTNNHSPRDETLKWIYFLIIPIMFVLAIITMCLLCMCRKRGVANIGPWKTGLSGQLQKAFVTGVPKLNRAELETACEDFSNIINTLPGSIIYKGTLSSGVEIAVASSLVASSKDWSKNLEMSYRKRIDTLSRLNHKNFVNLIGYCEENLPFSRMMVFEYAPNGSLFEHLHVKEMEHIDWSGRMRIIMGVAYCLQYMHHDLNPPLAHTHLSSHAIFLTDDYAAKIAEVCFMPHAPSKSKSSGDNASKHLTRPPMNDIEANVYCFGTLLLEIISGKLQYSEEQGSLEKWAAEYLNDKRSVSYLIDPTLKSFKNNELDIICEIIQECIQPNPPQRPTMRDIAPKLRGVIGVSPDQATPRLSPLWWAELEILSVETT; encoded by the exons ATGGGGGGTAGATGGAGCCCCAATGGATTCCGGTTCTTGtggttttttattttgattcttGGTCTTGAAATTCAAGGGTATTGGTCGCTTAATAATGAGG GGATAGTTTTATTGGAATTTCGTGCAAGAGTGAGTTCTGATCCTTCTGGTGCCTTTTCTAATTGGAATCCTAGTGACAATAACCCTTGTCTATGGCTTGGTGTCCACTGTGTGGCTGGCAAAGTGCAAATATT AGATCTGAGTGGGCTTTCTTTGGAAGGGATATTGGCGCCTGATCTTGGCAAGCTTAGTCACTTAAGATCCCT TGTGCTCTGCGAAAATCGTTTCTTTGGTACCATTCCTGAAGAGATCGGGGGACTCTCAAAGCTAGAGCTGCTGGATTTGAGGAATAATAACTTCAGTGGAGCAATTCCAGTTTCAATAGGAAGAATGTCTTCATTAAAATGCTT GTTGGTTTGTCATGATAAATTCGAAGGCAGCAGTCCTCTGGAGATTGCAGGGCTTTACTTATTTTCCGAGTCACAATTTGATGAAAATCTTGCATGTGCTGCAGCCTCTGGCACTAGCTGTATCAATAGAAAGTTTGGAAATGG TATGTGgcagagcagtttgaaacgACTGAATGATGCTTATTCATTGATAATCCCAATTAGAGGAGCTGTTATACGTTACTTCAATTCCTTGCCTCTGCAATT GTTCAAGCTTGGAAAGGGTTCTCTGCATGAATGTGATAATAGTTGCTGTGAGAAGCTAGCCA GTTCATCTGAGCCGCCTATGGCCCaaaatgtagagatcctagtCAATTTTGCACGTCGTAAACTATTTGAAGAGTCTGGTAACCTCCCAGCTCCACCTGCTAGTAATGGATCCTCCACTCAACAGATTATTGCTTTACCAGCTAGCCAAAGTAGTGGGAGTTTTCCAGCTATATCAACTGCGAAGAAGACTCAACCTCCTGCACCCCCGAGTTCAAAAGGGTTCCAAAGTGATTCTGTTTTCAGTTCAACTAATAATCATTCTCCAAGGGATGAAACTTTGAAATGGATTTATTTCTTGATTATTCCAATTATGTTTGTCTTGGCCATTATTACTATGTGCCTGCTGTGTATGTGCCGTAAACGAGGAGTCGCAAACATAGGTCCCTGGAAGACTGGATTGAGTGGACAGCTACAGAAAGCATTTGTTACAG GAGTTCCCAAGTTAAATCGAGCAGAGCTGGAAACTGCTTGTGAGGATTTCAGCAATATAATTAACACTCTTCCGGGTAGCATTATTTATAAGGGAACATTGTCCAGTGGAGTTGAGATTGCTGTTGCATCAAGTTTGGTTGCTTCTTCCAAAGATTGGTCAAAGAATTTAGAAATGTCCTACCGGAAAAGG ATTGATACACTATCTCGACTTAACCATAAGAACTTTGTCAATCTCATTGGCTACTGTGAGGAGAATTTACCTTTCAGTAGGATGATGGTATTTGAATATGCTCCTAATGGATCCCTCTTTGAGCACCTGCATG TTAAAGAAATGGAACATATTGACTGGAGTGGAAGGATGAGGATTATCATGGGGGTCGCTTATTGCTTACAGTATATGCACCATGATTTAAATCCACCGTTGGCACATACTCACTTGAGTTCGCATGCTATTTTTCTAACAGATGACTATGCGGCTAAG ATTGCTGAGGTTTGTTTCATGCCACATGCTCCCTCAAAGTCGAAGAGCTCAGGTGACAATGCATCGAAGCATTTGACAAGACCGCCCATGAACGATATCGAGGCAAATGTCTATTGTTTTGGGACTCTGTTGCTTGAGATCATTTCTGGGAAGCTCCAATACTCGGAAGAACAAGGATCCCTTGAGAAATGG GCTGCTGAATATTTGAATGACAAGCGGAGCGTCAGCTACCTGATTGACCCAACCCTCAAGTCTTTCAAAAACAATGAGCTTGACATCATCTGCGAGATTATCCAAGAGTGTATACAACCAAATCCGCCGCAAAGACCAACGATGAGGGATATCGCTCCCAAGTTGAGGGGAGTGATTGGTGTCTCACCTGATCAAGCAACTCCAAGACTTTCTCCACTATGGTGGGCTGAACTTGAGATATTATCTGTTGAGACTACTTAA
- the LOC110604454 gene encoding protein DOG1-like 4, whose translation MNTKVEEKFSQFFEKWICQLNEYLQQLRRGSEDYQAKTNGYDNEQELQALVSKVAQHYKDYYTIKWALAHEDVLAFFCPIWVSPLENACSWVTGWKPSAVFKLVDSIRKSRLPGSNLAELTQEQLRKIEALRVRIRSEEEKVEREMERQQVAVADTKMAELSRLGIRLKNGEQVSQVEGLMQVALKGVLAGLEKVMKAADCVRLRTLKGVLDALKPVECVEFLAEVGMLQIQLSQYGKQWDMQHL comes from the coding sequence ATGAACACCAAAGTTGAAGAGAAGTTCTCCCAGTTTTTTGAGAAATGGATATGTCAACTTAACGAGTATCTGCAACAACTGCGAAGGGGTTCAGAGGATTATCAAGCTAAAACTAATGGGTATGACAATGAGCAAGAGCTACAAGCTTTAGTATCAAAAGTTGCACAACATTACAAAGACTACTACACCATAAAATGGGCTTTAGCTCATGAAGATGTGCTTGCTTTCTTTTGTCCAATCTGGGTTTCGCCTCTGGAGAATGCTTGTTCATGGGTTACTGGGTGGAAACCTTCAGCGGTTTTTAAACTGGTAGACTCAATAAGGAAATCTCGTCTTCCAGGTTCGAATCTGGCTGAGTTGACACAAGAACAGCTGAGAAAGATTGAGGCTTTGAGGGTGAGAATAAGGTCAGAGGAAGAGAAGGTGGAGAGGGAAATGGAGAGGCAACAAGTGGCTGTAGCGGACACAAAGATGGCGGAGTTGTCGAGGTTGGGAATTCGACTGAAGAATGGAGAGCAAGTGAGCCAGGTGGAGGGACTGATGCAGGTGGCACTGAAGGGAGTATTGGCAGGATTAGAGAAGGTGATGAAAGCAGCAGACTGTGTAAGGCTTAGAACTTTGAAGGGAGTTTTGGATGCTTTGAAGCCAGTAGAGTGTGTGGAGTTCTTGGCTGAGGTTGGCATGCTTCAAATTCAGCTCAGTCAATATGGAAAGCAATGGGATATGCAGCATCTTTAA